The DNA sequence GTACAATCATACACTTAGCCTTATATTTGCATCCATGAGAAAGTCCAATATCCCTGCCGTAGTTTCCTTACTATTGGGTGACAGTTGACACTTCCACCGCCATTCTAGTGTTGTGCCTTCCTTGTCAAAAGTCCATGACAACTGCACAATGAATACCATATCCAGTCAAGTAACCATTTTACATAAGCCCCTTCACGAAATAAAGTCCTCAGAACTTTACTCTCCCATTTCCATATTTGAACAAGAAAATGACTTTCTAAAAAAAGTAGCCATGTAATAACTACTAAGCATTTTGGGTCTATTTGAAGTAAAAACTCATAATTCTAGGGAAGACATTTATGATTCATCATTTATATTACTATCATTATTCACTATAAACATCTTCCCCAATTTTCCCTGCATCCGAACACTGTTCAACAAtacataaaatttcaaatagtaAATAACAAGCTTGAATTACCGAAAAGGATCTGCATGTTGGGGGGGGCGTTTGTCGTAAAGAGGTAAATGGGCCTCACGGATTGGGGACTTGAAAGCATATTAGTAGGGGATGGGAGGTGTTTTTTCGTCACACTAGACTTGTGTTGAGAGATggttctagaataaaattctggAGCGATATATGGTATGAAAACAATAGACTAAAAAATTTATTCCCCTCAGTTTTCAGGATTGCATGTGAGAAATAAGCTTCAATGGCTCATTTTATAGTGATAGTTGGAGATCAAGTACAGTGGAACATCGTCTTTAGCAGGGCGGCCCAAGACTAGGAAATTGGTAGCTTTGAAGAGTTCTTCCAACTGTTGTATTCTGTGAAACTGAGCATCCAAGGAAATGACAAGTTGTGGTGGGTACCGGCTGGGAAAGGCATATTCTCAGTTCGATCATTCTATAAGTCTCTCACGCAGGTCCAAAACACTCAATTTCCTGGAAGAGTATCTGGCAGAATAAGGCACCTCCCAAAGCAACCGTATGGACAGCTTCACTGGGAAAGATCTTGACGACGGATAATCTGTGAAGACGTGGGGTGATCATACTagattggtgctgcatgtgtaagAATTGTGATGAAACTATGGATCAACTtatattgcattgtgatgttgCTAGGGCGCTATGGGCTAAGGTGTTCAACAGGCTAGAAATAGCTTGGTTTATGCCCACCACAGTGGAGGCGCTCCTAGCTTGTTGGACCAATCTATGAGGAATTCCACAAATCAAAGTTGTGTTGAAGATTGATAGGCCACGACGTTCGGGGAGGGGCCTAAAACCAAATTCCAAGTATATGGGAGGAGGTTAGACATGCGAAGGCTAACAAAAGTAAGGACGTAGTGCATGGAGTGGCatgcatgcgtgcatggacTGGGTCGTAGCCGTTGAAGTcagtttctattttctattgATGTTATCTTTCTGTTGTTGCATTTCTATTTCCGTTAGTACGTGGAGTcaattttcattatttcatttgtTAGGTGTCAGCTACTAGTAGTGGCTCTAGGTGATTCCTCTGTTTTCGGCAACTCTGTTTTTCAGTTATATTTTCAGTTTTATGAACGTggactgctatttaagcagccgtGGGTTATCAatgaaaagatataaaaattattccAGCAAATACTTGTGGTACATCCTCACCCGAAGAAAACATATACTTGAGTGTTGTCGTTTACAATTATAAGGGACCTACCaaagatggttcctatttgtattCAATGGTGCTTATGGTAAGAGCAAAATGACAagacgtttgaagacaaggagataTCTTTTAAAGATcttagatattttttgttagaatgcTATTCGTATGGGCCAtagctatagactttaatggcttAGACTTGGCTGAATTTCTTGTTTCCTCTTCTTCAGCGTAGATAAGTGTTTGctcttgtatatcatcttgtatactttgggctatgcctattctattaatacaattgtttacttataaaaaagaaaattaccgAGAAGTACAGACCCTTTTGTGGCCATCTCCGGCATCGGTGAACTGGTAGATAGAACCGGGCTGCTGAAACCCTAAGTACCGCTCAGCCAACTCCACGTACTCGGTCACCGGCTGGTCCCACTGAGCCGCGCGGTCTCTCACCTCCTCTTCCGACGCTGAATTTGAAAAGTCCAAAATCGAAACGAAAATTCCAGTGAGctttaaattatttagtttCGAAGTTCGATTTATAAGAGATTGAAGTACCGTGGCAGATCCAGGCGTGGAGGCCGTCGGTGATGGAGAGGTCAAAGCGGGACTGGGACCAGGTACACTTTACGAAGATGGGCTCGCTATGTTGGGGTTCGAGCTTTAAGCATGAATGTCGGGTTGACTCCATTGCTGTCTTTCACTTTAGTTCAACGAGATTTTGGAAGACGGGGAGGGGAATAAGAATTTGGGTTCTATTTATCGGAGAATATGGATTCTTTCCCGCCTCGTCAAACCCATATATACTCGTCCAAAACAGAATGTTAAACCAGCTCtctttagaaataaaataaaataaagtaaaattcCCAAtgtagaaaaacaaataaaatatagacaaaaatgcaataaaatattttattattgagaaattttacttattaattactattcactctcacacatTACacctataaaatatatgaatattttataagatataaaaatatttttcataaaatgtgagatataaaataataaataataattaaagagaaaaattttTCTTCATCGTTCAAAATATGGCCAACTTAAAGAAAGAGTAaccattctctctctcctcatcAAGggcattttggtaaaaaaattatttaacattttatagtATGAAGATATTACATTACATTCATGCATCCCTCTACATTACACACCCATTTTAAATAGGATATGCGGTGATCACTTTTACATAGATAATATGCAAGAAAATATTGATGAGTGAGATCCATGTCACAGCTCACAGGCTTATAATTTTCTCGTCAAGTCGGGTCCAGCGCataaaaacaaaa is a window from the Juglans regia cultivar Chandler chromosome 7, Walnut 2.0, whole genome shotgun sequence genome containing:
- the LOC108985521 gene encoding DNA repair protein XRCC4 — encoded protein: MESTRHSCLKLEPQHSEPIFVKCTWSQSRFDLSITDGLHAWICHASEEEVRDRAAQWDQPVTEYVELAERYLGFQQPGSIYQFTDAGDGHKRLSWTFDKEGTTLEWRWKCQLSPNSKETTAGILDFLMDANIRLSEEVVRKTQSFERLKVEAEKCLAQSEKINDEKVEFESAIYEKFLGVLNSKKAKLRELRGQLSNEKAAGKLPEDESSEKTDSFDNGSDDEKSEEEPAKDVTGTSKLVVGSRPRGRQRTTRI